The Buteo buteo chromosome 6, bButBut1.hap1.1, whole genome shotgun sequence genomic interval TATTACTCCAGGTCTGCCGCTCTTCTACTCTCCTCTACGCTTGCAAGTGGGTCACTGCCAGGCACAATGCAGGGGGGCTAGATGGACCTTTCTTTTGACCCAGTATGACCATTTGTGCATTCTTACGGGTATCCCACAGAAAGAAGccccaaatattttaatgacaaCTCTGCTAGAACTAATCCTAGAATCCTACttctaatttaattaaaagagaCACACTAAGGTGTGAGTTTTTGGGaggggtttgtttgttgggggggggggggggttgcaacTTCTCTCTTCTTATGGAGAACTAGGGTTAAGAACTAAACCAAAATGCAATTAGACATTAATGACATATTTCAATACTCTAACAAATCTGTCAAACAGGTAGTAGAGGTAATGTGGGAAATATACTTGCCCACAAAGCAAATATGGGACAGACGTAATATTAAACCTATTAATCTTGCTATTTTCCAGAATTATCAGCACCAACCACGCTTATTTTCCCTACTTATAGCAGAAAAgaatagcaatgaaaaaaaatccacaaaactaaaaaaccaTTTGAGAATTcagtggaaaagaaacacttctGAAAGGCAATTCCCCCTTTCTTACCCAGACAGACATAATTCTGAGAGGTCCTTTTGGCCCCTGGATTTGTACTGAGATTCAGTGACAACGGATTTAGGGGAAGCATTCAAGATATTAGAGATATTGGCATCCTTTCAAGGGTATTATGCTGGATCACAATTTTCTCTCCCAAATTAGAGGTTAAATCTGCCAGCATAAACTCAACCAGAGCTGGGGTATGCAGGCTCTCAAAGCAGTAGTGTCTTGCCTAAGACCTGATTGGCAGCATCTTTCCTCTTGAGAGGCTACAGCTCATGGGACCTTTCGATTTCAAAACCCAACAGAAGCCAGGAGCTGGGAGCTACCCATTCACAAATAGTATGAGAGGGGGTCCCATGTCCCCACTAATACCTTGCTGCAGGGCATTCAAAATACGCCTGTGGGCTGCATTTGCCACCACTGTCACAGTTGCAGACCCACACATCAAGGAATGATACTAAAAACCAGCTTCCCTCTGCTTACAAGCCAATTTACCCTTACCAAAATTGTTGCTCATTTATATCAACTGTTGAGGATTCTCAAACTAAAATAACTCACACATAGCCTGAGCGCCTTGAAAATTCAAGTCATGGTACGGGTAAACATTAGcatttaaaactttcaaaagtATTGCAAACAATTACCACACCCTCAAGtcacagataaaatattttgtagagcttaaatacatacatttctGGCATGAAATATTCCTCATTGCTGGCAAAATTTCCCTGCAATTTCTGGCAATAGAATACTTTGAGTTTAGAAGCTGGCTGTAGagtaaaattgttttatttattaaaaatcattctTGATCTTACCTTTTAGCAGAGGCAGGGGAGTTAACTCGATAGGCTTGCCCTGAGACCTAAACTGGGAAGAGCTTTGTGACCTCTTCTGTCTGGCTTTTCTGACGGACTTCCGAGAAAATCCGTCTACTTTATCCACTGATGGAGGAGTAGTTGGTGCTGAGGACATATCCctactgaaggaaaacaaatgttacaAATATATTCCAAATGGATGAAATGGGTAAATATTAACctaaattttctaaaaatcttcTTTCTGCACCACTCTCCTGCTGACAGTTCACCCAGACAGACTGTTAAAAGAGCTACCCCACCAACATATGCACAAATTGTATGGAACAAACTTAATGGAACAGTGTAATAATTCTTCTCGCTCACTTTTTTTATCTATGCCTCCCATTTGCCAAAAatcctgcagcaggaaaaattcagaCCTAATGCTGACATCATTATGTCAACAGAACTTCATACACCTGCAGACCTGACATAGGATTGTAGCCTTAAACTATGAATTCTTTGGGACGAAGTTAATTTCAACTCATTCTGGAAGGGACCACGAGTGCTAAAGAATGGGTAAACAAAAAGGTACAAATGTTTTTTTGGCATTAAAGTCATCAATATGcataggacaaaaaaaataggacagaagaaaaatacagtttatttgCCACACCTACACACAAGATTTTATAGAAATTTAAGAAAGTATAGCAAAAAGTACTGCTATGCTTCACAATTGCACTAACACTGACAAATTCCACATATTACTTCTTTATTCTCCATTTTAGAAATACTCATTTTCTTGTGAGTCTCTTTACACATAGTTATTCCATGTTCTGGCATTTTTGTAAGAATAGCAATGTGGTAGCCATAACTGTTCTAGGGGCATAAGCCAGACAAGGTttgcagggagaggcagagagcaAGACAAGGTTTCTGCAAGCAAAAGTTTGTTTCCCAACCCTATCAGCTGATCTAAGAAACAAGCACTGCTTCTTCCTATAAAACTTGCCTTGGTAGTACTCCTGTAGCTGATTCCATACAACTAAGAAATACctaaaggaaacatttaaacaGTGAATTAATCCATCCAGCTGTTGTATTTACTAGTCTTGTCCTGTCTGTTAAAAAGGCCCATCACATCTTGGTGAAATACATGAGTAATACTTAAGGGAAACGAGATAGGAGGAACTTAGGCCTACATATTTCAAGTGGCTCTGTGTACAGTTAACTTCACCAGCATGTGCACCTCTACTGAAATCAACACAACTACCTGCATTAATAACACGATCATTAACAAGAGCAGCTCTGTTGATTTCAGTAAGGCTACACACTCGTGCAAAGTTAAGCATCGGCATAAGCATTTGCAGGATCAGGGTCTTAGAACATGTCCTTGGAAAGCATTACTCATCCTCAATGTCTGTTGACTTCAATTACCAAAGTGACTCGTACACTAAAAGAAGTTGATTCCACAATATAGAGAACACTTTCGAGtgcttattttattaaaatatttggttACTCATATGCTTCATAAATTATTAAATCCATTGAAACATGCTACTTGGGTTTGTCTTTTGTAAGAAAAGCTTTAGAAAGTATGATTTATTGCAACAGTGTAAACAAGTTTCAAAAAAACtatttaatgcaaaattaaatatatacatgcacTAAATCTATCAAAAATGGAAGTATAAACTCCATAGCTTCTTTGAGGAAGCATGTGCAGCACCCAGAAGCTGAACTGTGCAGCTGGCATTACCATAATGAAAAAACCTTATTCCATCTTTTTGATTTCTCCTGAGGCATTCTTTCACTACCAACTTATGCTTTCTAAATATAATTTACTATCAGCAACATGAACCTGCACCTTAAACTGCTCTTGTTTAtcatctggggggggggggggggggaaatgccACCAACACCAGGGCATTCAGGCCCCAGCCaagattaataaataaaaaaagtcagataAACTGAAATAGAAGGGCCTGTACTTTAGCAACCCACTTCCAAGATTTCAACAGTCCGCCAAAAAAACATAAACACAAAGTTACCTGTTACATAAACCAAATTCTGGAAATATCagcaaaaatatattcttaaaacCTGAATTGGTTGGCCCCATTTCATCTCATCCAAAAGATTCACCCCCTCATCACGTGCACCATTGAAGTGTAaccatttctgcagaaatgtttgtATGCTCTCTCAAAATTACATtaccaaaaaaataataataatatgaatGGACAGGGACTAAAGTAGATCACTTAAACTGCAGGATCATTGTGTCAGCAAGAAGCTTTACTGACACTTCTCTGCTGTAAATTTAGTAACAGTTTCCCTAACCTGctttataaattattaaaatctaATTCTAATTCAACAAGACTACATCCAGCCTAACAACCTTACAGTAAACACtgatctttttttcatctttccaaaTGAACATTCGCTCTCCTGAATACACTATCACAGTGAAACACACTGTTTCAACGaacagtggggggaaaaaaaaaaaaaaagcccgaGATTATTCATTGTGTGCGAGTGGGAAAGCTGCAACCCCAGCCGCTGCTTCTCGTTTCTTTCAGCAGGGGATCTTATTTTATTCCCCAAGTATTTTGGTAAATACGAAGCCACGCACATCAGATCTGCTGGTCCtcgcggggtgggggggtggggggtttgTAATGCACGGAGAGGCGAGTGGACGTGAAAATACCGACGGATACCACCGGGGAAGGGAGCCAGCGGCTCGCTCCGCGCCCGGGGAAAGCAGAGGTGTAATTAGCTGCCTCCCGCCTGCTGCTATCGGCTGTCATTTCCAGAAGGGAAGCCGCGGAGCACCGCAGCTGGAACATgtcctccccacagccccccgcGCCTCCtcaccgccgcccggccgcccccccccccttccccgcctcGGCCCGCCCGCGCCTCCTCCCcgcaccgccgccgcctcacCGCTCCCCCGCGGGCCGGCGCGGAGGGACGGAGGGATGGAGTTACCTTGACCCTCCTGGTAGAGAAGCCGGAGAcgggagggaggcggcggcggcgtgaGCCGGGCTTGGCGGAGCGCGGCCGATGCCTTGGCGGCGGCCCGAGTGTGGTACGCGCCGGGCTCGGTccctgccgcggcggcggcggcggcggcggcggcgcaggAGCCTGTAGGCCTCGGCGGCGTTGGCGGCCTCCCCGGCGCAGGGCGGCGTTGGCGGCGGGTTCAGGAGCGGGCGGCTGCTCGGGCTCCGCTCAGTCCCATGCACTCGGCGCGGCCCCCTGCCTGCGATGGCTGCTGCCTCACTCACATTCCCGGCGGAGcccggcggagggggggggggagccctgaggaggaggaggaggaggaggcggcggggaaaggggggggggagggtgggggcgCGAGGGGAGCCGAGTGCGGGCCGAGCCGAGGGGGAGCGGCGGGCGCGgtgcgggcgggcgggcggccgggagccggggcggggggggctggggagggggggggggacaaggccgggcgggcggcgcggcggtgCTGCGAGGGGAGGGAAGGCCTCTTCCGCCGGCGGCCGGCTCAGGTGAgaggggggggtgtcccggtGGGCGTCGGGGTCGCGCTCCGGCTCGCTCCTATTGTCACTCTCAGCGGGCTCCGGCCATGGCACTCACTCACAcacactcactcactcactcacaaCCGAGAGTGCtgccaccgccccccccccccctacccggccccgcggcccgccccccgcgcccgcccACTGGAGCCTGCCGCCGGGACGCGCCGCCTCAttggcgcccgccgccgccgccgggacaGCCGGGAAAACGGAGCGctgccggaggaggaggaggaggaggaggaggcggtgccggccggggctgcggcggcggccggcggctcGTCGTCGGCATCGCGCTTCTCGTCCCTCTGCGGGCCGGACGAGCGCCGGCCGCCGCCAGAGCGAAGCCCGTCGgctgaggtaaaaaaaaaaaccaaaaaaccccccaaaaacgGCAGTGCTGAGGTAAAACCCTGCTAATGCTGAGGTAAAGTCGCTGTCCCGCCGCGCCCGGCCCTCGTAAGGGGGTCCAGAGCCCCCTTCTCGGGGAAGGCCGCGGGCGGGAGGGGTCGGCCTGGCGGTGCGAGAGGCCGCGGGGCCGCCGGAGGGACCGAACCGCCTCAGGCAGGGCCCGCCGTTTCCTTGTTTTGCTCCGTAATGGGAGCCGGCAGGCAGCGGCTGACTCTTCGGCGGCAGGGTTTCTGCAGCCCTGCACCCCTTacccttgggtttttttagccaGTGCGCGATTGCTGTCTGAATCattttgccctttttcttttttttttttttttaggtgtaTTTATGTGCGTAGCGGCCAACACAACGAGTGCTTGTAGATGGTATTGTTAAATATCATAAATCttgttt includes:
- the LOC142031865 gene encoding uncharacterized protein LOC142031865, with product MHSARPPACDGCCLTHIPGGARRRGGGSPEEEEEEEAAGKGGGEGGGARGAECGPSRGGAAGAVRAGGRPGAGAGGAGEGGGDKAGRAARRCCEGREGLFRRRPAQVRGGGVPVGVGVALRLAPIVTLSGLRPWHSLTHTHSLTHNRECCHRPPPPYPAPRPAPRARPLEPAAGTRRLIGARRRRRDSRENGALPEEEEEEEEAVPAGAAAAAGGSSSASRFSSLCGPDERRPPPERSPSAEEKKLSHISSSPPVLIGPKPSEHPRLDTVLQLRPQQRQHLLSCLSQTTFLFTRANTNTFESV